From the genome of Sulfurimonas paralvinellae:
CTTTTTCACTCTCAGGCAGACCCGCTACATCCTTTTCATCTGTGATGATTTTTTCGTAAGCGTTGGTTGCATCGAGAAGGTTTTGCGAGAAGTTGTTTGCAAGTTCGCTCTTTTTAATGTTGATCTCTTGCAGTCTTGCTTTTGTTTTTTCATTGAGGTGAGCACCACTGAGCTCAAAGTTTTGAATGTTGAGTGTGAGCACTCTTTTTTGTTCATAGTTGAGCGTATCGGCTTCATTTTTTTGAATCTCTTTAAAGGTATTATAGATAGCTAAGTTTTGTGAGAGTTGTGTCGAATACTCGGTAATGATAGGCAGTGCTTCTGTATAGACTTTTTGTGTCTCTTGGGAGTTGTTTACCGCATTGAGATGTGAGAGCGGTGTGAAGAAGTGTTCTAGCTCTTCTTCCATCAGCTCTATGGGTTTTACAAAGTTTTGAAATGTTTTATGCTCCTGCGTGAGGAGTTTATCCACCTGCGTGAGATTGTTTTTAGTTTTTGATTTCAGATCATCTATGAAAGTTTCTAAGTTACAGTGGAAAGATAAAAATTTGCTCATTATAGTTACAGCCTTTTTGGTGTAATTATAGCATTTATATAAGGTAAAAGTTTAATGGATGAGAAGTTGTTTGTATAAGGAGTATCAAGCAGCGGCTAAAGCCAAACTGCTTGATATCGGAGTTATATGAAATTTGTATTGGTAAACTATTCAGACTCTATTTTGTAGAGAATTTATAGTCAAGTTGTGCCCAGAATTTCTGAGTGTCTTTAGTCCATGCGTTAACATAATCACCATTACCAAATGTACCTTGTACAGCTTTACCTTTTGAATAGTTAGCGTATTTTAAAAGACCTGTAAGACCATTCACACCTGGAATTTTATTGACATAAACAACATCAATCTCTGAACCTAAGTCATCAGTTGTTCCAGAACCACTAACAGCATTCATTTTTTTATCTGCCGTAAAGTCATGATAAACTGCTAAAAGTTTTCCGAAACCTTTTGCTTTATATCCTAAACGAACATTTGCATCAATTAAACCGCCATCTGGAGTAGAAAGAAATTTATCTGCCCAACCATTAAATTTATGCCCTGTAGCAAGAGGAGTGGTAAATGTTTTATCTTTTCCACTTGTATCATTCATAGAAGTACCACTTAAAAACTCATAATTCGCACCAACTAAAATACCGGAGATATTTGCACCTAAATCTAAGTTATAGTAAGATGCATCTACTTTGACACCTTGTGTACCATTTTTATGAATTTCCATTGATGGATCTGCTTGCTGTGCATATTCTGCACGATAGTTTAGTTTTACCGCATCCATTTTTACATTACCTGTTGCAGCAATACCATATGTATCATGAGTATTTGCAATCATATAATCATAAGCAGTAACTTTTAATGCTGGCATTACACTATATGCAGCATGTAAAAGCACTGTATTTGTATCATATGTGTTTTCACCATATAGACCATCATTATTTGCTAAACTTTTTACTCCTTGAACACCATATACCCATGCAGCTAATACAGAAAGATTTTTAATAGAGTTGTTTGCAATAAATACAGAGTCATAAGAACGTTCTAGTTGTCTCCAACCAACTGTACCAATGAAACGTTGGTTGTCAAGATTTACCTGACCACGACCCGCATGTAAGACAGTATCCGCAACTTTATAGTTAATTTCAGCATTTGAAATCATAGCTTTTTCTGGATCAGCAACAGTTGCATACTCAGTTTGGCCATTTGATGTACTATTATACGTGTTAGAACCAAAATCATTCACTGAAATAATACCGACCGATGCAGAAAGACCATCAACATCCAGAAGATCACCAGTGACTTTTAACTTCGTTCTTGCAGTATATGCATTGGCATCTTTTACATGTTGACCTGGAGAGTTATCTACATTTACATTTTCCCATCTAGGACGGATTTGTCCTTCAAGTACTAAGTTATCTAAAATGTTAATACCATCAGCAGCACTTACGCTACTAAAAGAACCCATAATTGCTGTTAAAGCAACAGCTGACATTGTAATTTTTTTCATTTTCTTCCTTTTTTGTTTATAAGCTAAAGCCTATATATAATGTTAAGCTTAAAGATTTAAGCTAGACTACTTTTCAAAGGCCCTGACAAAATTATAGCATATTTTGAAACTATAAATTTGACATATATCAATTATTCTTTAAGCTAATAGTGATATCATTGTACCGTTAATGGACACCTTAACAACAAAGTTCAAAACTAATTTGAGGAGAAAATATGTCACTTTCAAGAAGAGAATTTCTTAAAAGTTCAGCGGCAGCATCGGCAGCAGCGGCGATCGGTATGAGTGTACCGGCAGAGCTCGAAGCAAATGCAGGCGCAGCTGAAAGTAATTGGAGATGGGACAAGGCAGCTTGTCGTTTCTGTGGTACGGGATGTGGAATTATGCTGGCAACTACAGGCGAAGGCGCAGATAGAAAGATTGTTGCAGTTAAAGGAGACCCGGCAGCTCCGGTTAATCGTGGTCTAAACTGTATCAAGGGGTATTTTAATGCGAAGATCATGTATGGGGCTGACCGTCTCACGCAACCGCTTCTTCGTGTAAATGATAAGGGTGAGTTTGACAAAAAAGGTAAATTTGCTCCTATTTCATGGAAACGTGCTTATGATGAAATGGAAAAACACATCAGAATCGCACTGAAAGAGAGTGGTCCTGAAGGTGTAGGTGTATTTGCATCTGGTCAATACACTATCATGGAAGGGTATGCTGCTCAAAAGATGATGAAAGCAGGTTTCAGATCAAATGCGATCGATCCAAATGCTCGTCACTGTATGGCATCTGCGGTTGTTGGTTTCTATCAGACTTTTGGTATCGATGAGCCTTCTGGATGTTACGATGATATCGAGCTTACAGATACAATTGTAACTTGGGGTTCAAACATGGCAGAAATGCACCCGATTCTTTGGTCTCGTGTAACTGACAGAAAACTAAGTGATCCAGATCGTGTAAAAGTTGTCAATATTCAGACTTATACACACCGTACTTGTGATTTAGGTGACTTTAACATCATCTTCAGACCAAATACTGACCTTGCACTTTGGAACTACTTAGCGCGTGAGATCGTTTACAATCATCCAGAAGCTATTGATTGGGATTTCATCAAGAAAAACATCATTTTCGCAGCTGGTCCAGTAAACATTGGTTATGGTTTCAGACGTGCTGGTGAAAAATCTGTAACACCTGTAAGACCTGATGGTAGTGCCGGTAAATATGATGCTAAAGAGATGGAAATCTATAATAAAGAGATGAGTAAAGTCGTTTCAGAGCTTGAAGGTCCTGCGTTAGAGCCGTATGGCTATAAAGCTGGCGATACGATGAAAAATACTGCCGGTACTTTAAAACACTGGGAAATCTCTTTTGAAGAGTATAAAAAATCTTTAGCTCCGTATACACTAGACTATACTGCTGAACTTTGTAAAGGTGATCCAGATGAGTCACTTGATAGCTTCAAGAAAAAACTACAGGATTTAGCAGCACTTTACATTGAAAAAGATAGAAAAATCGTTAGTTTCTGGACTATGGGTATGAATCAACATACACGTGGTACATGGGATAATACACTTTCATATAACGTTCACTTCATGCTTAACAAACAAGCGCGTCCAGGTTCAGGTGCATTCTCACTTACTGGTCAACCTTCTGCTTGTGGTACTGCTCGTGAAGTTGGTACATTCGCTCACCGTTTACCGGCTGACTTAATGGTTAAAAACCCTAAACACAGAGCTATCGCTGAGAAAAAATGGCATATTCCTGCTGGAACATTGAACCCTGTAGGTAATCAACACATCATGAAAATCCATAGAGATATTGAAGATGGCGTTGTTAAATTTGCATGGGTAAATGTTTGTAATGCTTACCAAGATTCTGCGAATGCAAAACACTGGGTAAAAGCGGCACGTGAGATGGACAACTTCATCGTAACATCTGACGGTTATCCTGGTATTTCTGCTATGGTATCTGACCTTATCTTGCCATCTGCTATGATCTATGAGAAATGGGGAGCATACGGTAATGCTGAGAGACGTTCACAACACTGGAGACAACAAGTACTTCCTGTAGGAAACGCTATGAGTGATACATGGCAATGGGTTGAACTTTCAAAAAGATTTACTGTTGATGATCTATGGGGACCATATACACTTAGAAACGGTAAAAAACTTGCAGATGTTCGTCAAAAAGCATATGATATGGGTTACAAACCAGATACTACTATGTATGAAATCTTATATGCAAATGATAGAGCTAAGAAAAACTATCCACTCGCATTGGATCAGTTCCCACAAAAAGGGTATGACAACTCTGAATGTATCGGTGATGCCAGAAATGTTGAAGGCAGTGACGGAAAAGTATTTAAAGGATACGGTTTCATGATTCACCAATACTTATGGGAAGAGTATGCTTCATTTGGTCGTGGTCACGGTCATGACTTGGCAGACTTCGTTACTTACCATAAAGTTCGTGGACTTAAATGGCCAGTTGTTAATGGTAAAGAGACTGCATGGAGATTTAACGTAAACTTTGACCCATATGCAGCGAAACATGCAAAAGAAAACGGTAGAGGCAGTGAGTTCGCGTTCTATGGTCCACTCGCAAAAGCACTTCCACATGGAAACTTGACAGGCGTACAAGACAAAAAGAAAAAACCATTACCGGATAAAGCAAAAATCTTTGCTCGCCCATATATGGATCCACCAGAAATGCCGGATGATGAGTACAATCTATGGTTATGTACAGGACGTGTACTTGAACACTGGCACTCAGGAACTATGACTATGCGTGTACCTGAACTCTATCGTGCAGTTCCGGAAGCACTTGTCTATATGCATCCAGATGCAGCGAAAGCTAGAGGCCTCAAAGACAATGACCTATGCTGGGTTGAATCTCGTCGTGGTAGAGTAAGAGCTCGTGTTGAGACTCGTGGACGTAATAGACCTCCAAAACCATTAGTATTCGTACCATGGTTCGATGAGCGTGTATTTATCAATAAAGTGACATTGGATCAAACATGTCCTATGTCAAAACAGACAGACTTTAAAAAATGTGCTGTAAAAATCTATAAAGCATAATTTTAAAAAGAAGGAAGCATTACTTTGAGCAATCATTCAAAAGCGAAAGAGCCTCTCAGCGATAGAAGAAAATTTATTCTTAATATGGCTAAAGGTGTCGGATATGCAGCGGTAGGCGGTTTCTTATGGAGTGCCTATCTCGATGAAGCGAAAGCTTCACCGCTGATTTTGCGTCCACCTGCAGCGATACCGGAGAAAGATTTTCTAAAGACCTGTATCAAATGTGGTTTGTGCGTTGAAGCGTGTCCTTACGATACGCTCAAGCTTGCAAAGCCGGGTGATCATAAACCAATGGGTACACCGTTCTTTACACCGAGAGATATTCCATGCTATATGTGTGAAGATATCCCCTGTGTTCCGGTATGTCCAAGCGGTGCACTTGATGAGTCAAGTGTGACTGTCAATGGTCAGCTTGATATCAATACGGCTGATATGGGACTTGCAGTAATCGATGAGAACAGCTGTATTGCTTTTTGGGGAATTCAATGTGATGCTTGTTATAGAGCTTGTCCAATTCTGGATAAAGCGATAACAATAGAATACGACCAAAATAAAAGAACGGGAAAACATGCCTTTTTGAAACCGGTAGTACATGCTGATGCCTGTACCGGTTGTGGAATGTGTGAGCATGCCTGTGTTACTGAAAAACCTGCTATTTTCATCCTGCCGCGTGAGGTTGCGATGGGGAAAGCAGGAAGTCACTACATCAAAGGTTGGGACAAAAAAGATGAAGCACGGCTAAAAGATGCGCATGCTATCCATACAACGACAAAAGTAAGTAAGAAAAAAGCTGTTGATAAATTAAATGGCGGTCTAGAAGGTTTGCTCAATGAGTAAGTTATGGAATAATTACAGATACCTTATATTAAGAAGATTTGTGCAGATTGGGATTTTGATTCTTTTTATCGGTGCAAATGCATGGGGATGGAAAATCCTTGAAGGTAATCTCAGTTCATCACTGCTCTTTGGTGTCATTCCAATGAGTGATCCTTATGCTGTTATACAGATGGTCATAGCGGGTGCTGTCGTTGCGACTGATCTGCTCATCGGTATGGCGGTTGTGGCGCTGTTTTATTTTTTAATCGGCGGGCGTGCATTTTGTTCATGGGTATGTCCTATAAATATGGTGACAGACAGTGCAAACTATCTTCGCCGTATTTTTGACATTGACAGAGCACAACTGCAACGTCAACCCATTACAAGAAGTGTCCGATACTGGGTACTTGCAATTAGTCTGATCGTATCGGCTTTTATGGGTATAGCCGCTTTTGAGTTTATCTCGCCAATCTCGATGCTGCATCGCGGTATTGTATTTGGTATGGGATTTGGCTGGGCGGCTGTCGGTTTGATCTTTCTTTTTGATCTGTTCGTTTTAAAAAATGGATGGTGTGGTCATATTTGTCCACTTGGTGGATTCTATTCACTTTTAGGAAAGTTTAGTTTTATTAGAGTACATCATTTAGAAGAGAATTGTACTCTTTGTATGAAGTGTAAAGTGGTTTGCCCTGAAAAGCAGGTGCTTCACATGATAGGTAAAGAGTCAATTCCTGTACTTTCGGGTGAGTGTACAAACTGTGCACGCTGTATCGAAGTATGTGATGATGATGCTTTGAGATTCTCAATAAGAGATTTTATTCAAAATAAAAAAACGGGAGAGTAAAATGAAAATTTTAACAAAGATTACGATAGGTTTAGCTGCTTCGGCTCTGCTTCTTGTCGGCTGTAATTCTGCAGCTACAGGAACAAGTGCAAAAGCTGATAAAAGTGTTACAAAACCGACAATTACAGAAGCTAATTTAGGTTACAGAGGTACGACAGATCTTTTAAAAGAGGATGTTGTTCCACCTGCTGTTGCATATCATTCAGCACCTCCGGGAGCTTCAAAACGATTTAAAAGAGCATATCAAGATGCGCCGCCGATGATTCCACACTCAACTGAGGGGTTATTGCCTATCACTAAGAACAACAATGCATGTCTTGGATGCCATATGCCTGCTGTAGCGGCAAGTATGGGTGCAACGCCGATTCCGGTTTCTCACTTTACTAACTTCAGACCGAAAACTGCAGTTAAAGGTGATGAAATTCTTAAAAATGGTAAAGCGATTAAAAATACTTCATCTGAGAAGTTAGCGAATGTATCTATCAAAGTTGATAAAGATGAGCAGCATCTTTATGCCGGTAGATATAACTGTTCACAATGTCATGCTCCGCAAGCTACGAACGACCTAGTAGATGATAACCACTTCAAACCGGTTTACACTGCTCCTGATGGTGCTGAAAAATCATCTTGGAACCAGTCTAAATGGATGAAAGATATCGATACTTCGAAATAAATAGATGGAGAGAAGAGAGCTATTTAGCTTTCTTTCTTCCTCTGTAAAAGAGGCAGTCAGAGAGCAAAAAGATGAAATGATGATAATCAGACCTCCATACTATAGTGATGTGGATGCTTTTGTCACAGAGTGTCAAAACTGCGAAGGGGAATGTGCCTCTTTGTGTCAAGAGCAGATAATAGTCATTACAGAAGATAAAACGCCGCAGCTGGTTTTTAACTCTCGCGGATGCACCTACTGTGATGAATGTGCTGTTGCATGTCCAAGTGATGTGCTTTTGGTTGAAAACAAGCATCTTATTGAAGCGTCGATCGTTATCAACAAAAACAAATGTTTGAGCTGGCAGGGTGTGATGTGTTTTTCATGCAAGGATCCCTGTCTTGAAAATGCCATTGATTTCAAGGCAATGTTTATGCCTGAGATAAATGATAAATGTACGAATTGTGGTTTTTGCATCGGCAGATGTCCTGCTGATGCCATAGATATTAAAAAGGTAAGTTAATGCGTTATATAGTCATTTTTTTTATGCTTCTGTCATCTCTTTATGCACAAAAGCTATTGAATCCGCTTTATACATATAAGGTCACGCAGGGGCTTGCTACAGATGTCCTATACAATAACGGCAGTCTTTATATATCTTCAGACAGCGGTACTGTAGATATCTATGACACAAAAACTAAAAAAAAGAGGAAAAGCATAAAGCTTGAGAAGATAAAAGATTTTATGGGAGATGCAATCGATTCGAAAATTTTTACATTGGATTTTTTGGATCAAACTCTTTTAATCCTTTCACAGGATAATGGCGGTTACAGCCGCGTGAACCTGTACAAAAATAAAAAAAATGCGCAAATCATTTCAAGTGACCAAAAGCTCAATATCATTAAAGCGAAATTTATAGATAAAGACACTATTTTGCTTGCTCTTATCAGTAATGACATTATTTCATACAATATCAAAACAAAAAAGAAGAATTGGACAACACAGGCATCTATGTCGAAGTTTTCCAATTTTGCTCTCAATAATGACAGGTCTACTGTGGCCATTGCAGATGAAAGCGGTGAAGTACATTTGATAGATACGAAAACAGGGAATAAACTAAAAACATTGAGCGGGCAAAATGTAGATAATCTTTTTGGTGTCGCTTTTGCAGGTGATATTGTTTTAACCGGAGGGCAGGACAGACGTGCCGGTGTTTATAATGTTAAAAACGGAAGTGCATACTATAAAGCTTCCAATTTTTTTGTATATGGTGTAGGACTGAGTCCAAGCGGAAAAAGAGGTGCCTACAGCTGTGATATTGATGATAATGTCGAGGTGTTTAATACTGCTACACGAGAGAGTTTAGGAAAATACCGCTCAACAAAGAAAGTTGTCAACAGTATCTATTTTATAAATGAGCATGAATTTTTTATTAACAGCAGTGCGAAAACTGTTGGTTACTATAAAGTCAAATAAGGGAGTATAGGAAATGATTGAATATAATGAGAGTGAGTTTTTGGTCGAAACTGAAGTGCCTGAAGATGAACTTATTATCTCCAGGACAAACTTGAAAGGAAACATTACTTATGCCAATGAGACCTTTTGTGTCATAAGCGGGTATCATGAAGAAGATCTCCTTGGGAAACCACACAATATAGTACGCCATCCAGATATGCCGAGTGCTGCGTTTGAAGATCTGTGGAGTACGATAAAGTCGGGAAAACAGTGGGTTGGAATCGTTAAAAATATGCGTAAAGATAAAGGATTTTACTGGGTGAAAGCCATTGTGTCAGGTGTATACAAAAATGGAGAACTGGTAGAGTATAAATCACTTCGAACACCGATATCTTATGAAACTAAGTTAAAATATCAAAGATTGTATGATAAAATGCGTAGTGAAAACAATGAAAGAACAAGAAAAGTAATTTACGAATAATAATAAAAGGAATTAAAGATGAATATATCAAGTATAGTAGTACAGACAATGCCGAAATTTTTAGATGAGGTGGTTGAGAGCCTTAAGAATTGTGAAGCGTGTGATTATCATCTACATGATGAAAAGGGTCGTATCATTGTTACTATAGAAGGTGAGGATGTAAGTGAAGAACTTGGAAAACTCAAAGTGATCGAAGCTATTCCTCATGTGATAGCTGCAGATATGCAGATGGCCTATTCCGAAGATGAACTGGATGCAAATATAAAGGTCATCAATGAATCAGATGCTGTTCCGGCTGTTTTAAATGATGCTGACGTTGATATTGACAGAGTCGTTTATCATGGAGATTTAAAGAAAAAAGATGGTGAGCTTCAAGAGTTTGCAAAGGATCTGAGTAATCCTACAGGAGTGAAATAATGGGTGTTGTTTTCAGTTCAACAATTAAAATCGATGAGAATGCGAAATGGTTCATCGAGATAGAAGATGCTACTGATCCTGATGATATTCGAAGAGAAGTTTGCTTTGATCTTGATGAATATGAAACCAAGATAGAAGAGATGGGTAGCGAATACGGTGGTCACGTCGATGAGGTAAAATGGCTTAAAGATGAGAATGTACCACCTGTAGTCGTTGATGAGATCCGTGTGAAAATGGCAGAACAGCGTGCGAAAATTGAAGAGAAGTTGGGTGAACCACTTACTCCTGTCGCTGAGAAAAAAGAAGAGTAAAGGAACTATCTATTATTTAAGCAATAGATAGATCAATAGAAAGTTTACAAAAGTCATGATCATAAAAGCCCGTTTGTAAAAAACAAGCGGTGATTTTTCGATAAGCGGCGCATTTTTGATAAAGTAGGGTTTTACTTTTTGGGGATGCGTGAGCTCATAATACATTTCAGAGTAGTGGGAATATCTTTGTTCCTTGTCAATCGCAATACTTCGCATAATTACACTGTCAAGCCATTCCGGAATATTTTTGTTATAGGTACTTGGTTTTTTAGCTTCTTTGAAGGTAGGATTTTGAAATGGTTCTATCTCTCCGTAAGGGTACTTTCCACTGAGTGCAAAATAGAGTGTCACACCGATAGCAAAAATCTCAGTCGTTTCACTGATAGCTTCTCCCAAAAAACGTTCCGGTGCAAGAAAGCTTGGTGTTCCGGCTTTTGAATCTGTTGAAAAGATTTCGGTAATACTTCCAAAGTCAATAATCTTAAATCTGAGATTTTCATCATCGTCTTTAGCTATCATAATGTTTTGTGGTTTTACATCACCGTGAACCAGATCATACTTGAGTAAAAACTGTGACATTTTTAAAAGTGTATCAGCCAATTCAACACTGTCATCTATCGTTAATTGTTTATGCGTGAGATAGTGATGAAGGTTTTCACCGTGAAAAAGCTGCATAACATAATAGCGCATGGACCGTGTCTTTGGAATGACTGCCTTAGGAAAAAAGTTGGCTTTGAGGCGTTTTGCATTCCATGTTTCTTTTACAAAAAGATCAAGCAGTGATTCATCTTCAAGTGCTTCATAAGGAGCAAATTTCAGTACATAATCTTTTGTTTTTTTATGAACAAGCCAGGTTCGTTCATTTTGAATAAGTGGTTTGAGAAGCTTATAACCATCAATGATCTGTCCTTTTTTAAGCTTCTGGGGTATTGTGAGCTTTTGGTGTCTGAGGGTTGCCAGTTCGTCAGCTTTGAGTACCTCTATGATAACGGCGGTTGTATCATCAGGCAAGTTGTCATCTTTCAATGTACTTGCTTTTTTGACAACTGCGTGAGCATTGCCGAGTTGTAGAGTTTTACTCAGTGTATTGCCGTCGAGAACATTATAAAGACCATCACTGCACAGAAGAACTTTGTCATCTTTTTGTACTATGTTCTCAAAGTAGTAAGGCTCAACTTCTTCAGAGATGCCGATGGCCTGCGTGAGGACATTTTCATAACCCTCTTCGTCCATTGCATGATCATTAGAGAGTTGATTGAGTTTATGATCTCTATAGAGATAAACTCTGGAATCTCCTACATTGGCACCATAAAGCCGATTTCCCTGAATGACAACTATGGTCAAAGTCGTGACAAGTTCAGGAGTGTTATAGTTTAGTTGTGATTCTTTGTAGAGGATAGCATTGATGGAGCTTATAAATGAACGAATTGATTTTTCAATACTCCAGGATTTTGGACGGATTTTGAAATTGTTCATCAAATGTTGTGTCGTTCGCTTTGCTGCTTCTGCACCTTCTACAGCACTGCCGACGCCATCACAGACAATGGCGACTGTCAGGTCACCAATGGTTTTTACATCATAAAAATCGTCACCGGTCAGTTCTTTACGTTTGGCAAGTGAAAATCCGGAAAACTTTAGCGTGCTTGATGCCATTAGCATAATCCTTTTTTAGATTCGTCCGCCGGCTGCAACACCCCAGGTCGTTCTCCATCTTGTTTTTACCAGAGAGATTCCAATGATAGCAACAAGTACAACACCGGCAAAGATCATAAATCCTGCTGCGTATCCGTCAAATGCACCTTTGGACCATCCAAGTGTTTTAATAAGCGCAGTACCGCCAAGACCACCGGCAGCACCGATGATACCTGTCATTATACCAATATCTTTACCAAATCTTTGCGGTACGAGCTGAAAGACTGCGCCATTTGCCATACCAAGGTTTGCCATTGTAAGAAACAACACAACGATAGCGACCCAAAAAGGTAAAACAATAGTTGCATTGAGGATTGCAAGCAGGGCAACTGTTCCAAAGAAAAAGTAGAGTGATTTCACACCACCGAGTTTATCGGCAACTGCTCCGCCTACAGGTCTTAAAACTGCACCTGCAAAGATAGTAAGTGCTCCAAAGTAACCTGCGATTACTTTTACATTTGGTTCATCAAAGACATTCATACCAAAACTGCTCATATCGGCTTGGTATGTGTTCATAAGATAAACTTTCATATATCCTGCAAATCCTACAAAACCACCGAAACTTACTGCATAGAATAGGTTGAACCACCATGTGTCTTTATCTTTTAGAAGTTTTGCGTAATCTTTTAACTTTTTAGGACGTGGTGTATAAACTTCTTCTGGCGCATCTTTAGCTAAAAAGATGTAAGTTATAAAAATAATTGTTGATAAAATACCGCCAACTAAAAATACTGCCTGCCATCCCCATATCTCTGCGATTTTTGGAGCGAAAAGGAAGTCGATAACAACACCGATGTTACCGGCTCCGGCGATACCAAGAACAACACCTTGGAGTTTTGGCGGATACCATTGACCAGCCTGTGGCAGTGCAACAGCAAACGATGCCCCGGCAAAACCCAAGCCGACAGCGACAACAAGCAGTTCATTGTATGAAATGTGCTCACCTCGAAAAAAAGCATAAAATAAAACCGAGATGACAACGGTTTGTGCCATTAAAGCTGTCTTTTTAGCTCCAAATTTATCAACACTGAATCCAAGCAAGATACGAAGAAGTGCACCGGCTAAAATAGGTATGGAAAGCAAAGTCGCTTTTTGTGAAGGACTCATAATAAAACCATGCATTGCCAAAGATTGACTTATCTCTGTTGCCAGTGGTCCGAGCATTGTCCAGACCATAAAACTAAAATCGAAATACAAAAAAGCTGCAAAAAGTGTTTTTGCATCTCCTTGACCTTTGAGGGCTTTAAAACTTGCCATATATTTTTCCTTCTTATATTAATTGATGAGAGAATTATAAGATATATTTTTTGATAAATCATCACTCAATTGATTAAATAATAATCAATTAAAAAATATTCATG
Proteins encoded in this window:
- a CDS encoding bifunctional protein-serine/threonine kinase/phosphatase — its product is MASSTLKFSGFSLAKRKELTGDDFYDVKTIGDLTVAIVCDGVGSAVEGAEAAKRTTQHLMNNFKIRPKSWSIEKSIRSFISSINAILYKESQLNYNTPELVTTLTIVVIQGNRLYGANVGDSRVYLYRDHKLNQLSNDHAMDEEGYENVLTQAIGISEEVEPYYFENIVQKDDKVLLCSDGLYNVLDGNTLSKTLQLGNAHAVVKKASTLKDDNLPDDTTAVIIEVLKADELATLRHQKLTIPQKLKKGQIIDGYKLLKPLIQNERTWLVHKKTKDYVLKFAPYEALEDESLLDLFVKETWNAKRLKANFFPKAVIPKTRSMRYYVMQLFHGENLHHYLTHKQLTIDDSVELADTLLKMSQFLLKYDLVHGDVKPQNIMIAKDDDENLRFKIIDFGSITEIFSTDSKAGTPSFLAPERFLGEAISETTEIFAIGVTLYFALSGKYPYGEIEPFQNPTFKEAKKPSTYNKNIPEWLDSVIMRSIAIDKEQRYSHYSEMYYELTHPQKVKPYFIKNAPLIEKSPLVFYKRAFMIMTFVNFLLIYLLLK
- a CDS encoding MFS transporter; translation: MASFKALKGQGDAKTLFAAFLYFDFSFMVWTMLGPLATEISQSLAMHGFIMSPSQKATLLSIPILAGALLRILLGFSVDKFGAKKTALMAQTVVISVLFYAFFRGEHISYNELLVVAVGLGFAGASFAVALPQAGQWYPPKLQGVVLGIAGAGNIGVVIDFLFAPKIAEIWGWQAVFLVGGILSTIIFITYIFLAKDAPEEVYTPRPKKLKDYAKLLKDKDTWWFNLFYAVSFGGFVGFAGYMKVYLMNTYQADMSSFGMNVFDEPNVKVIAGYFGALTIFAGAVLRPVGGAVADKLGGVKSLYFFFGTVALLAILNATIVLPFWVAIVVLFLTMANLGMANGAVFQLVPQRFGKDIGIMTGIIGAAGGLGGTALIKTLGWSKGAFDGYAAGFMIFAGVVLVAIIGISLVKTRWRTTWGVAAGGRI